ATAAATACTTTTATAACATTTATCACTTCTAACCTATTAGAATTAGAAGAGGGATCATATACTTCGTATGAGTATAAATAAACTTTTTTATTTAAAGCATTACCTTGAACATCAACACCATTTTGTATTACTCGTGGTTTATCAGTAGTTTTAAAATTATTTAAATCCATTTTTATTTTTATAAAACCTGTCGGAGAGGCTGATGTTTCAATAATTTCATCTGGTTTATATAATTCTAAAATTCTTCTATGGCGTTTGGGATATAACCAAATACTTTTCCAATCTATGTAAACAAGATTTTGATCAAAAATATTCAATTCTATTTGTTTTTGTGTATAATCTATTTTATTTTCAATTTTTAGCCAAATTACCCATAAAACCATTAAGGCACTCCCACCAACAATCAAACTCAAAAAATTCATAAATTACCTCAACTAAATATTATTTCTTCTTATTAACCGTTACCATCGCAGGCCTTACAACTTTCCCTTTCATTTTGTACCCTTTTTGGAAAACTTGCACAACCACGTTGTCATCCAGTTCCTCTTTGTTTTCAGTAATCATTGCTTTATGTTCGTAAGGATCGTACTCTTTTCCTGCCGCTTCAATTTCTTCTACGCCTTCTTCTGTCAACAGATTTTTTAGATTATTCAAAATCATATTAACTCCTTCGATTAATGAATCAAAGTTTTGGCTTTCCTTCGATGCGTCAACCGCTCTTTCCAGATTATCTATATTGTCAAGCAATTTTACGATAATTCCTTCAGAAGCGTATTTTCTCATTTCTGCAACTTCGTTTTCTTTTCTTTTGGTAAAGTTTTGAAATTCAGCTAACTTTCTTGTATATGAATTTTTCCATTCTTCAAGTTCAGCTTCTAATTTCTTTACTTTATCATCACAATTATCAGAAGTTTCTTCTGCACTTTTTTCAACCTCTTGACTTTCTACATTTTCATTTTGTTCTTCAACTGCTTCATTCTGTACAGCTTCACCTTCCAAATTTTCCTTTTCCAAATCTTTTTCCGCCATTTAAAAAACCCACTCTCCTTCTTATTATTTATTTTTTTGATTTAATAACTGATTTACTTCTTCTGCTACATATTCAACGAGTCCAACCGTCTTTGAATATTCCATTCGTTTTGGTCCAATCACACCGATAATCCCCTTCGCATTATTAAGCGTATAAACCGAGAACACAAATGAGAAATCCTCAAGTCCTGCAATGTTCAAATCTTCTCCGAAAATTACATTCACTTCTCTATCTTTAAATTCCTCCATCTGTAAAAACTGTGCAAACACATTCCGTAAATCATTCGGATTATTAAACAGTTTTACCCGATTTATAAGGTTCATTACATCAGATGCGTTATTTTCAATGAGATTCGTTCCACCTTCAAAAAACAATTTTCCTTCATCGGAAATCATATTATCCTGAAAATCGCTTTGCATAAATAAATTTGTATTCGTGAAAAAATCTTTTAAGTCAGATAATGTAAAATACTCACTGTTCGCAATTTTTTCATTTAAAAAACTATTTATTGCTTCCACTTCATTTTCAGTTACAGGATTTTCCAGAAAGATATTTAAATTTTTTGTAAGGGAAGAATTCATTATAACTACAGCAAGTACTGTCGTTTCATTAATATGTACCAGTTTTACCTTTTTTACACCTTCCTGCGTAAACGCCGGCTCTAATACAACCCCGGCATATTGACTAATTTTTGACAATAATCTAGATGTTTCCTCAAATATCGTATCAATTTGATTCATCCTCTTATTGTACGCCTGCATGACCTTCGCCTTTTCCTCCTGAGAAATATCTCTAATTTTCAAAAGCTCATCGACATACAGCTTATATCCTTCACTTGTCGGAATACGTCCAGAAGATGTATGTGTTTTTACAATTAGGCCCTTATCTTCCAAATCTGCCATTGTATTTCGGATAGTCGCTGACGACACTCCAATGTTATACTTTTTCTCCAGCGTCCGTGATCCTACACTTTCACCAAATTCCAGATAATGCTTGATAATAGCCTTTAAAATTAATTGCTCCCTATCATTCATCTCGGCACCTTCCTTTTTGTTGTTAGCACTCTCTGTATCAGGTTGCTAGCTATAATATATAATATTACATTTTTTAAAATTTGTCAACACTTTTTTTAAAAATTTTTTATAATATTAAGGGAAGTGCTATAAATACTGAATTTTTTAAGTTTATTTTTTAAATTTTTTTATAATAAAAAAATAATGCTAAACCCCTTTTAAATAGCGGATTTATTATAAACTTTTCTAGCAAAGAATAAAAATCTAATATTTTCAAATAATTAAAATATAATTTTCATTTTTTAAACATAGTCTAGTATAAACTAATCCGTCGGAGCATTTTTTTGTGCTGGCAAAATTGTTTGAGCATAGCAAGTTTTTTGTCAGTATAGAAAAATGTCGTAGCCTAGCCATAGACTATAGAGTTTGCGGCAATGAGCAATCTTACGAAAATAAAAAAGAAAAAACATAGTAATATGAAAAAATATTTATTAATCAAAATATCTAAAAAAAAATACAAAAATCAAATTTATTTCCCACCAAAATTTTCAGTAATCCATAAAATATGACTCTTGCATTCTTTCTTTTATCATTCCATTTTGACTCCTATTTTGAAATAGAGAGCAGATTTTATATATTTATATTAAATTCTTAAAAAAATAACTTTAACTAATCTCTATTATTTAAAAATTAAATATGTTCAACAACTTAATATCTTTTATTTTTAACAAGGCATTTTACTCGATTTTCAAAGACTATTTCACTAAATATCTCATTAAGTATCTTTCAATATTATCCCCATACTCGTTATCCAAAGTTCCTACTATTTCAAAGCCCAGTCCCTCATAAATTCTTTTCGCAGTAAAATTATCCATATCGACAGTAAGTTCTATTTTCTTTATTCCCATTTCCTTCAAGGTTTCCATTACATACTGAAGCAGTATTCTTGCATACCCATTTCTTTCAAACTTCGGCACAGTCGAAACCCCATAAACATAAGCCATTTCCCTGTTAAAACTGCTCAAAACTTCAATAACCGACATCAATTCCTCTTTTTCATCATTACTCAGCATTGCAAAAACTTTCCCATATTTCGTAAATGGCTTAATATTCCAGTTCCCAACTGTCGCCTCCCCAAAAACCTCATTCTCATGCTCAACAATCTTAAATAATAAATCCGAATCTTTTTTCGCATCCAATATTCTAATCTTATAATTCTTTTCCATAGAAATCATCCTTTCTCGTTAATTCTTCACACATTTATTTTATCACAAAACTACCTTATATTTGTTTATAATTTTAGTTTATAAATATTCTGATTAATAATAGTTTTTCAAATTCTAAATAAGAATCCCTTATATGGATACTTAAAAATTAAATTTGATTTTAATAACTCACCTTATACAGATATAACCCTTCCGAAGCCGCTAAAATTTTCTTACAATCAGCATTGGGATTTTCCAATTTTTTCCTAATATAATCTTTTTCTTCATTACCAAAATAAACTGCAAGTGCTGAGCCAATCATAATTCTAACCATTGTTTTCAAAAATCCATTCCCGCAGATTTCCACATTTACCTGCTTTTCACCAATTTTTTCATCATAATAACATTTTATATAGACAATTTCTCTCACAGGATTCCTATAAGCCTTGTCCTTTTTCATAAAGCTGCTAAAATCATACTTCCCCACAAAATCATCCATTATTTCCTGAAATTTTTCCACATCCACACTTTTCCTCAACCCAGTCACATAATTCGCCTCAAACGGCGTAATATCCTCCTCAGCCCTCATAATATACAAATAAGTTCGACTTTTTGCATCAAACCTCGCATTAAATTTTTTATCTGCCTCCTCAATATTTAAAACTTTGATTTCACCTTTCAGGCATTTATTAATCTGCTTTTTTATCGCCTCAAGCGGAATTTTGCTATCAATCACAAAATTAGAAACCTGTTCCATCGCATGAACGCCCTTATCAGTCCTCCCAGATGAAATCATATTTATCTTTTGTGAAAATGTCCTGAAAATAACTTTCTCAATTTCCCCTTGTACCGTTTTCATTGCATTTTGTCTCTGAAATCCACAAAATTTACTCCCATCATACTGATAAATCATCTTCGCATTTCTTTTTTCCATTTTTCCCTCTTTTTTCTTTATCTAATAACTTATTTTAAAAGGTATATTTTACAATCTAATACTATTTCCCATTTATAGCAGTTCTATTTTAATGAAGTTTAGCATAAATTACAAAAAAAAGAGCAATTTCTGCTCTCGTATCTATCGGTAATTTTAATTTTCAAATGGTGCGAAAGGTGGGACTCGAACCCACATGTCGAAGACGCTAGATCCTAAGTCTAGTGCGT
The window above is part of the Leptotrichia trevisanii DSM 22070 genome. Proteins encoded here:
- the grpE gene encoding nucleotide exchange factor GrpE, translated to MAEKDLEKENLEGEAVQNEAVEEQNENVESQEVEKSAEETSDNCDDKVKKLEAELEEWKNSYTRKLAEFQNFTKRKENEVAEMRKYASEGIIVKLLDNIDNLERAVDASKESQNFDSLIEGVNMILNNLKNLLTEEGVEEIEAAGKEYDPYEHKAMITENKEELDDNVVVQVFQKGYKMKGKVVRPAMVTVNKKK
- the hrcA gene encoding heat-inducible transcriptional repressor HrcA, whose translation is MNDREQLILKAIIKHYLEFGESVGSRTLEKKYNIGVSSATIRNTMADLEDKGLIVKTHTSSGRIPTSEGYKLYVDELLKIRDISQEEKAKVMQAYNKRMNQIDTIFEETSRLLSKISQYAGVVLEPAFTQEGVKKVKLVHINETTVLAVVIMNSSLTKNLNIFLENPVTENEVEAINSFLNEKIANSEYFTLSDLKDFFTNTNLFMQSDFQDNMISDEGKLFFEGGTNLIENNASDVMNLINRVKLFNNPNDLRNVFAQFLQMEEFKDREVNVIFGEDLNIAGLEDFSFVFSVYTLNNAKGIIGVIGPKRMEYSKTVGLVEYVAEEVNQLLNQKNK
- a CDS encoding GNAT family N-acetyltransferase produces the protein MEKNYKIRILDAKKDSDLLFKIVEHENEVFGEATVGNWNIKPFTKYGKVFAMLSNDEKEELMSVIEVLSSFNREMAYVYGVSTVPKFERNGYARILLQYVMETLKEMGIKKIELTVDMDNFTAKRIYEGLGFEIVGTLDNEYGDNIERYLMRYLVK
- the truA gene encoding tRNA pseudouridine(38-40) synthase TruA; its protein translation is MEKRNAKMIYQYDGSKFCGFQRQNAMKTVQGEIEKVIFRTFSQKINMISSGRTDKGVHAMEQVSNFVIDSKIPLEAIKKQINKCLKGEIKVLNIEEADKKFNARFDAKSRTYLYIMRAEEDITPFEANYVTGLRKSVDVEKFQEIMDDFVGKYDFSSFMKKDKAYRNPVREIVYIKCYYDEKIGEKQVNVEICGNGFLKTMVRIMIGSALAVYFGNEEKDYIRKKLENPNADCKKILAASEGLYLYKVSY